TCAGAATCTCTCGGCGCGTTTTAACGCTGCACTCGACATCCCGGCGCAGGGGCTCTGCGACGCCTTCAAAGGAAAACCGCATGCTTGACAGACATGTGCATCCACGCCTGAAACCGGCACTTAACCGTCTGGTAGAAAAGCTTGATAAGCCGACTATCACCGCCGATGGCTTAACGCTTCTGGGATTTGCCATCGGCGTGCTGGCGTTGCCTTTTCTGGCGCTGGGCTGGTATCTGGCGGCGCTGGTAGCCATTGTGTTGAACCGTTTGCTCGATGGGCTGGACGGGGCGCTGGCGCGGCGGCGCGGCATAACCGATGCCGGTGGCTTTCTCGATATTGCGCTCGACTTCCTGTTTTACGCTCTGGTGCCATTTGGCTTTGCGCTGGCCGCCCCGGCGGAAAACGCGCTGGCGGCGGCGTGGCTGTTGTTTGCGTTTATCGGCACCGGCAGCAGTTTTCTGGCGTTTGCGGCGCTGTCTGCAAAACACAATATTGATAACCCTGGCTACGCGCACAAGTCGTTTTATTATTTGGGGGGCTTAACGGAAGGGACGGAGACGATCCTGCTGTTCGCGCTGTGCTGTTTATTTCCGATGCACTTTGCGCTATTCGCTTGGATCTTTGGCGCGTTGTGCTGGCTCACCACCACAACGCGCATCTGGAGCGGATATCAAACGCTTAAAGCACTCGCCCGTTAAAGCGTACTTTCAGGCGTCAGCGGCCCGGTCGTGACAGGGTTTTGCGGGTGAGCGCTCCATTCGTACCAGCCGCCGTCGTACACGGCGACGTTTTTCCAGCCCATCGCCCGTGCGTACATAAAGGTTTCTGACGCGCGCCAGCCCGTGCCGCAATAAAACGCCACCTGCTGATCGGGCAGAATATGCCACTGTTTCCACATCGCCGCGATATCATCAGCGCTGCGCATGGTTCCATCAGGATTGTGGAAGTCTTCCATATGGGTGGCGTCGCTGCCCGCGTGACCCCAGCGGGCCCCGGCGATTTCGCCTTTGGGTTTGATATAGCTGTACCCGCTGGTTTCACCGATAAATTCCGGCCACGAGCGAATGCTGACCAGCGAGGCATCCTTGCGATGCAGCAGTCCGCGCGCCTGTTCCATATCCACCATCAGCTGCGGCTGCCCGGGAATGGGGGCGCCGAAATCGTTCGCCGGTTTGACTTTTGCGGGCGTGCCGCGCCCGACCGGCAGATTCGCGTCGGACCAGGCCTTCCAGCCACCGTCCAGAATGCGTACGTCCTTCACACCGGCGTACAGCATGATTTGCGCCACGCGTGCCGCAGCATACACGTCGCGGCCATACAAAATTACGGTGGTGTCGTGACGAATGCCGTGCTTCGCCAGCATGGCTTTCAGTTTGTCATCTGACACTTTATTCCACAGCGGTTCGCTTTCGACTTCATTGGTATCAATGTAATCCGCGCCGGGAATGTGATTTAGCAGGTAAAATTTGGGCGCACCCCAGGCGGCTTCGATAATTTTAAAATCACCCGTCGGCGCGGCCGCCACTTTTTTGCCTTGCTGCAGTTGGTGGATCCACTGCGGATAAACCAGTTGCTCAAAATGAGGCAGACGTTGCAGGCGGGCAGGGGTTTGCAGCGCGTCGCCTAAGGTTGAAACCGTTGAATATCCGGCTTTTTTTAAGCGCGCGTTGACGGCCTGATTGTCTGCGTCGCTGCCGTAGAGGGCAATCATGGACGCAGGCGTCAGATTGTGCTGTTTTGCCCAGCCTGCGAGCTGTTCGTCATTCATCGCGTTAAGCCAGCTGGCGGAGAGATTCAGCGCGGCAGGCTCATGCCCGGACGGGCCAGACAGCGTCTGCGGCCAGCCGTTATAAAACGCGCTGGCGCGGGTGTCGATAACCGTACCCTGCTGCTGTTGCAATTGCGCAAGCGTAAGTGATTGCGCCATATCAGCGGCAACGGAGGAAAAAGTGGCGAGACCCAGGATCATGGCGAGCGTGGACAGGTGAGAAACACGTTTCATCGAAAAGTCTGATATCAGGTAAAAGGTGCGTCATTTTCGTCTCCCACTCGCCAGAGTTCTTTGCGTTAGCACATAGATTATTGCCACATGGACAGCTGAAGCACGCGACCCTGTGCCGGAATATCGTCTTCATCGTGTGTGACCAGCACCACGGGAATATTGAGTTCGCGAACCTGCGCGAACACCCATTCCCGGAACGAGACGCGCAACGCCTTGTCCAGACGACTAAACGGTTCATCCAGCAGCAGCGCGTGAGGCTGCGCCAAAAGCGCGCGCAGCAGGCTGACTCTGGCGCGCTCTCCGCCGGAGAGCGTAGCCGGATCGCTTGCGTAAAACCCATTAAGCCCCGCACTTTTTAGCGCATGCTCAACCTGATCACGACGCGCGGGTCCTTTTATGTGCTCAGGGAGCGCCAGCAGCAGATTTTGCCCCACGCTAAAGTGGTCGAACAGCAGCGCGTCCTGGAACAAAATACCGATCTCACGTTTCTCGACGGGCAGCGCGTCGCATTGTCTGTTGTTCAGCCACAGCTCGCCGCACGCTTTAAAATCCGTAGGGAGTGCACCCACCATCCAGGCGAACAGCGTAGATTTTCCGCTGCCGGATGGGCCCATCAGCGTGACGATTTCGCCCTTATTCACGCTGAAGTTCACGTGGCGGAAAAGCGGCTCAAGCGTAAGGTTTTTAACGATCAGCATTAACGCAGTCCTTGTCGGTAGCGGCCCACTAGCCGTGATAAACCGGCGGCGAGACCAAAGGCAGCAGCCGTCAGCACCAGCAGCCACAGCGCGCGACCCGCAAGAATGGCCGTGCTGCCGCCGCTGCTGAGCGCGACCGCCTCGGTGGTCAGCGTCGGAAATCGTCCCGCGCCGAGCCACAGCGTCGGCAAGTATTGCGCCATGCTGACGGAAAAGCCTGTGGCAAAAGCAGTAAGCAGAGGGCGGATCAGCATCGGACATTTGATCAGCCAGAATATTTTGCTGCGCCGCATGCCGAGCGTTCTCGCGATTAATATTGCGCGCGGATCCAGCCTGCGCCACGCGGGTTGCAGCACCAGCAGCATCCACGGCAACACCCACAGCAGATGCCCCCACAGGACGGCGAGATACGATCCGTCGATGCCCGTGAAGAGCGCGATACGGTACTGCCCGGCGACCAGCGGCAGGGCGGGGAGTGCCAGCGGAAGCCAGATCCAGAGCGATCCGCGAGACGGCCCCCATTCAAGCCAGAGTAAAATAATCGCCAGGGCGATCAGGCTAGAAAACAGCGCCAACGAGAGACTGGCGCGAAATGGCACCCAATCAAAACTGTCTTCGCTTGCCAGCAAAATCAGCGCAGCTGCACACATAACTCCGCAAAGCGGCAGTAGCCCTCCCAGCGTTGTGCCAATCACGGGCGCGCCCAAATGCTGCCGAACGCCAGACGCGGCGGGAACCGGGCGGTGCCAGCGTCTCCAGATGATAAAACCGAGGGCGGCAAACAGCGCCAGCAGCAGAAGTAACATCAGACACAGCAAGGTCCCTTTGGTCTGCTGCTGCGCATCGCCCTGACTCAACCACTGCCACGCCAACACCGCCAGCGTCGGCGGATTACCAGGGCCAAGGATAATCGCGACATCCACCACCGACAGCGACCAGGCGACCACCGCCAGCATCACCGCGCCGAGCGCAGGCGAGATGGCGGGCAGCACCAGCCAGAAAAGTCCTTGAACGCGCGAATAACCGAGCGTTCGCAGCACCACCATCTGTTGCGCCAGCGTCTTTTCGGGCAGAACCGCATACATCGCCCACAGCACAAACGCGCTCTCTTTCACCGCCAGCGTCAGCCCCAGGCCAATGCCGTAGCGATCGATCAGGGGAGAACAGGCGCTGCACCATTGATAAAACGCGCCGCCTTCTGCAAACATCAGCAGCACGCTGGTGGCAAAGGCGACATGTGGTACGGCCAGCAGCCACGGCAGTCGGGTATGTAAACGCCGCCAGCGGTCGCCGGGCCACAGCGCTGCGACCACGCAAAGGGCAATCAAAAGCGAACCTGCGGTGGCGATAAGCGTTGAAACCAGCGTGGCGATCAATGCCTGCGGCAGCTGCGGATCGCTCAACAACGCCTGCCATCCGGCAAGCGACAAGGCCGGAGCCATCAACATGCCTGCGGCAGGGATCAGCGGCGCATAAATGACGGCTACCGCTATCCAGACCAGCCAGCCTAGCGGGTGCCGTAGCGACGCAACCATTCTTGCTCCAGCGCGTTAACCCACGCCGCATGCGGTTCCGGCAAGGTTTTCGGTAACCCGTCAGGGATGAATTTTTTAAGTTGCGCGGCCTGTGCCGACGGCAGTTTTTGCGGGCTTAACACGCTCGGATCGCCCCAAATTTTAGGGTCGGCTTTGCGAATTTGCGCCTCGGGCGACAGCAGGAAATTGGCAACTACTTTGGCACCCGCGCTGGCGCTGCTGTTCGCCGGGATCGCCACGAAATGCACATTGCCAATCATCCCGTCGTGAAAGCCAAAACGGTAGCTGTCGGCGGGCAGTTCGCCGCTGGCCACTTTTTGCTGCGCGTGCGCCGGGTTAAAGGTGACAGACATATTGAGATTGCTGCTGGCGAGCAGGGCATCCATTCGTGCAGGGCTGGGCGGAAAGTCTTTGCCTTCGCGCCAGAGCAGCGGGTGCAGTTTATCGAGATAATCCCACAGCGGAGCCGTCACTGCGTTAAACGTGTGTGAATCAGGCGGGACTTTCAGCGCATCAGAATTTGCTGTCAGTGTTAGCAGGAGCTGTTCCAGCCACGCCGTGCCGGTGAAATCCGGCGGACGCGGATAAGTGATTTTACCGGGATTTTTTTGCGCATAGCTGAGCAGGGCTTCGGGATCGGAGAGCGGAACTGGCAGGCTCTGTTTGCGGGCAATAAACGTCAATTGTGCGCCGCCCCACGGGGATTCTGCGCCGTCGGTTGGAATGGCAAAATCTTCGTTGACCGGTTTATCGGTATCGACATAGCGCCAGTTCGGCAGCGTTTGCGCCCAGCCGGTTTGCAGCAAACCGACTTCTTTCAGCGTGCGGAAATTCTCCCCGTTGACCCACAGTAAATCGACAGAACCGTTGGTTTTTCGCCCGGCGGCGGATTCTGTCTGGATGCGTTTGACCGCATCGGCAGCGTCCGCCAGATGCACGATTTTGAGGGTGATCGCGTAATGGGTTTTCATCTCGCCGCTTACCCAGTCGAGATAACGATTGACGGCCTGATCGCCGCCCCAGGCGTTAAACCAGACGGTTTGGCCTTTGGCGTCGTTTTGCACGGTTTGCCAACTGGCATCAGCCATTGCGGGGGCTGCCAGCAGCAGTCCGGTCAGAAATACGCAGCCACGCACACGGCGCATAATGCCTCCCTGTTAATGAGAAGAATGGAAATAGCGAGAAAACAGCCAGCGCGTCACCAGCGGCAATAACCCTAAGAG
This sequence is a window from Enterobacter sp. 638. Protein-coding genes within it:
- a CDS encoding ATP-binding cassette domain-containing protein is translated as MLIVKNLTLEPLFRHVNFSVNKGEIVTLMGPSGSGKSTLFAWMVGALPTDFKACGELWLNNRQCDALPVEKREIGILFQDALLFDHFSVGQNLLLALPEHIKGPARRDQVEHALKSAGLNGFYASDPATLSGGERARVSLLRALLAQPHALLLDEPFSRLDKALRVSFREWVFAQVRELNIPVVLVTHDEDDIPAQGRVLQLSMWQ
- a CDS encoding ABC transporter substrate-binding protein, which gives rise to MRRVRGCVFLTGLLLAAPAMADASWQTVQNDAKGQTVWFNAWGGDQAVNRYLDWVSGEMKTHYAITLKIVHLADAADAVKRIQTESAAGRKTNGSVDLLWVNGENFRTLKEVGLLQTGWAQTLPNWRYVDTDKPVNEDFAIPTDGAESPWGGAQLTFIARKQSLPVPLSDPEALLSYAQKNPGKITYPRPPDFTGTAWLEQLLLTLTANSDALKVPPDSHTFNAVTAPLWDYLDKLHPLLWREGKDFPPSPARMDALLASSNLNMSVTFNPAHAQQKVASGELPADSYRFGFHDGMIGNVHFVAIPANSSASAGAKVVANFLLSPEAQIRKADPKIWGDPSVLSPQKLPSAQAAQLKKFIPDGLPKTLPEPHAAWVNALEQEWLRRYGTR
- a CDS encoding CDP-alcohol phosphatidyltransferase family protein — encoded protein: MLDRHVHPRLKPALNRLVEKLDKPTITADGLTLLGFAIGVLALPFLALGWYLAALVAIVLNRLLDGLDGALARRRGITDAGGFLDIALDFLFYALVPFGFALAAPAENALAAAWLLFAFIGTGSSFLAFAALSAKHNIDNPGYAHKSFYYLGGLTEGTETILLFALCCLFPMHFALFAWIFGALCWLTTTTRIWSGYQTLKALAR
- a CDS encoding ABC transporter permease subunit, with translation MVASLRHPLGWLVWIAVAVIYAPLIPAAGMLMAPALSLAGWQALLSDPQLPQALIATLVSTLIATAGSLLIALCVVAALWPGDRWRRLHTRLPWLLAVPHVAFATSVLLMFAEGGAFYQWCSACSPLIDRYGIGLGLTLAVKESAFVLWAMYAVLPEKTLAQQMVVLRTLGYSRVQGLFWLVLPAISPALGAVMLAVVAWSLSVVDVAIILGPGNPPTLAVLAWQWLSQGDAQQQTKGTLLCLMLLLLLALFAALGFIIWRRWHRPVPAASGVRQHLGAPVIGTTLGGLLPLCGVMCAAALILLASEDSFDWVPFRASLSLALFSSLIALAIILLWLEWGPSRGSLWIWLPLALPALPLVAGQYRIALFTGIDGSYLAVLWGHLLWVLPWMLLVLQPAWRRLDPRAILIARTLGMRRSKIFWLIKCPMLIRPLLTAFATGFSVSMAQYLPTLWLGAGRFPTLTTEAVALSSGGSTAILAGRALWLLVLTAAAFGLAAGLSRLVGRYRQGLR
- a CDS encoding sulfurtransferase translates to MKRVSHLSTLAMILGLATFSSVAADMAQSLTLAQLQQQQGTVIDTRASAFYNGWPQTLSGPSGHEPAALNLSASWLNAMNDEQLAGWAKQHNLTPASMIALYGSDADNQAVNARLKKAGYSTVSTLGDALQTPARLQRLPHFEQLVYPQWIHQLQQGKKVAAAPTGDFKIIEAAWGAPKFYLLNHIPGADYIDTNEVESEPLWNKVSDDKLKAMLAKHGIRHDTTVILYGRDVYAAARVAQIMLYAGVKDVRILDGGWKAWSDANLPVGRGTPAKVKPANDFGAPIPGQPQLMVDMEQARGLLHRKDASLVSIRSWPEFIGETSGYSYIKPKGEIAGARWGHAGSDATHMEDFHNPDGTMRSADDIAAMWKQWHILPDQQVAFYCGTGWRASETFMYARAMGWKNVAVYDGGWYEWSAHPQNPVTTGPLTPESTL